A single window of Flavobacterium aestivum DNA harbors:
- a CDS encoding glutamine--tRNA ligase/YqeY domain fusion protein, with the protein MASEEKSLHFIEQIIEDSLTNGFPQDKLRFRFPPEPNGYLHIGHAKSICLNFGLGLKYNAPVNLRFDDTNPAKEEQEYVDAIKEDLKWLGFNWSEELYSSDYFQQLYEWAVTMIKKGKAYVDSQSSEEMAIQKGTPTQPGVDGPYRNRSIEENLTLFEGMKNGDFPEGSHVLRAKIDMASTNMLMRDPLMYRILHRHHHRTGNDWNIYPMYDYAHGESDYVEHISHSICTLEFVMHRELYNWFLDQIYDENQVRPNQYEFARLNLNYTVMSKRKLLQLVQENIVNGWDDPRMPTISGLRRRGYTAAAIRKFCEVIGVAKRENIIDISLLDFCLREDLNKTAPRVMAVLDPVKVVITNYPEGAEEWLEAENNQEDESAGYRKVPFSRELYIERDDFLEVAPAKFFRLSIGNEVRLKNGYIIKGESVTKDANGVITEIQVTYDEDSRSGSGSEASQRKVAGTLHWVAVKTAVEAEVRLYDRLFTDEAPDSHKEKSFLEFMNKSSLTIVKGFVEPSLSESKIGDHFQFQRLGYFVVDKDTTSSKLVFNKTVGLKDAWEEKDKKEANLLMNTQKEINKYVKEKDDNNAQILLNSIVDNIKSIDNFSLLCQTLVKNVKNDNNSLLFANLILHFSDKVAANDIDQEVIHKLYTMSLKSQLATVRIFVLLNIKKDLPNFSIFESQISDLRSLEKNEKVLEVLNSL; encoded by the coding sequence ATGGCATCAGAAGAGAAATCACTTCATTTTATAGAACAAATTATAGAAGACAGTTTAACAAACGGTTTTCCACAGGATAAATTACGCTTTCGTTTTCCACCAGAACCAAATGGATATTTACACATTGGTCATGCCAAATCGATTTGTCTTAATTTTGGTTTAGGTTTAAAATACAATGCGCCAGTAAATTTGCGTTTTGATGATACTAATCCGGCCAAAGAAGAGCAGGAATATGTAGATGCTATCAAGGAAGATTTAAAATGGTTGGGTTTCAATTGGTCAGAAGAATTGTATTCATCTGATTATTTTCAACAATTGTACGAATGGGCTGTTACTATGATCAAAAAAGGTAAAGCTTATGTTGATAGTCAATCTTCTGAAGAAATGGCAATTCAAAAAGGAACTCCAACACAACCTGGTGTTGATGGTCCTTACAGAAATCGTTCTATTGAAGAAAATTTAACTCTTTTTGAGGGAATGAAAAATGGTGATTTTCCAGAAGGAAGTCATGTTTTACGTGCCAAAATTGATATGGCATCTACTAATATGTTGATGCGCGATCCATTGATGTACAGAATTTTACATCGTCATCATCATCGTACTGGAAATGATTGGAATATCTACCCGATGTATGATTATGCGCATGGTGAAAGTGATTATGTAGAACATATTTCGCATTCTATCTGTACACTAGAATTTGTGATGCACCGTGAATTATACAATTGGTTTTTGGATCAAATTTATGATGAAAATCAAGTGCGTCCAAATCAATATGAGTTTGCTCGTTTGAACTTGAACTATACTGTTATGAGTAAACGAAAACTCTTGCAATTGGTTCAGGAAAATATAGTAAATGGATGGGATGATCCTAGAATGCCTACTATTTCCGGATTAAGAAGAAGAGGTTATACTGCAGCTGCTATTCGTAAGTTTTGTGAAGTTATAGGGGTTGCAAAGCGTGAAAATATTATAGATATTTCGCTTTTAGATTTCTGTTTGCGTGAAGATTTAAACAAAACTGCTCCAAGAGTTATGGCTGTTTTAGATCCCGTAAAAGTGGTAATTACCAATTATCCTGAAGGAGCAGAGGAGTGGCTTGAAGCCGAAAATAACCAAGAAGATGAATCAGCAGGTTATAGAAAAGTACCTTTTTCCCGTGAATTATATATAGAAAGAGACGATTTCCTTGAAGTGGCTCCTGCTAAGTTTTTCCGATTAAGTATAGGAAATGAAGTGCGTCTTAAAAATGGATATATCATTAAAGGAGAGAGTGTTACTAAAGATGCTAATGGTGTTATTACCGAAATTCAAGTAACGTATGATGAAGATTCAAGAAGTGGAAGTGGAAGTGAAGCCAGTCAAAGAAAAGTAGCTGGAACCTTGCATTGGGTTGCTGTAAAAACAGCTGTTGAAGCCGAAGTTCGTTTGTATGATCGCTTGTTTACTGATGAAGCACCAGACAGTCATAAAGAGAAAAGTTTCTTGGAGTTTATGAACAAATCTTCTTTAACAATAGTAAAAGGTTTTGTAGAACCAAGCTTATCTGAGTCTAAAATTGGAGATCATTTTCAGTTTCAACGTTTAGGTTATTTTGTTGTTGATAAGGATACAACTAGTTCAAAATTAGTATTTAACAAAACTGTTGGGCTTAAAGATGCTTGGGAAGAGAAAGACAAAAAAGAGGCTAATCTTTTGATGAATACTCAAAAAGAGATCAATAAATACGTAAAAGAAAAGGATGATAATAATGCTCAAATTCTTTTGAATTCTATTGTTGATAACATAAAATCTATTGATAATTTTAGTCTACTTTGTCAAACACTTGTTAAGAATGTTAAGAATGACAATAACTCTTTATTATTTGCTAATTTGATTTTGCATTTTTCTGATAAAGTAGCTGCTAATGATATCGATCAGGAAGTAATACATAAATTATATACAATGTCGTTAAAAAGTCAATTGGCAACGGTCCGTATTTTTGTATTATTAAATATCAAAAAAGATTTACCTAACTTTTCAATTTTTGAATCTCAAATTTCAGATTTAAGAAGTTTAGAAAAAAATGAGAAAGTATTAGAAGTTCTAAATTCTTTATAG
- a CDS encoding YtxH domain-containing protein has translation MSNNTGNTIVAILVGAAIGAGIGILFAPDKGSKTREKIKDGFDDAKHNLQDKLHEVSESIKGKIVTAKDDIDGNYENIVSSLSHKTEDVISFLENKLADLKLKNAKFQK, from the coding sequence ATGTCAAATAATACTGGAAATACAATAGTAGCCATTTTAGTTGGTGCAGCGATTGGTGCTGGAATAGGAATTTTGTTTGCACCTGATAAAGGATCTAAAACTAGAGAAAAAATAAAAGATGGTTTTGACGATGCCAAACACAATCTTCAAGATAAATTACATGAAGTTTCAGAAAGTATTAAAGGCAAAATTGTGACAGCCAAAGATGATATTGATGGGAATTATGAAAATATAGTTTCTTCTTTAAGTCATAAAACTGAAGATGTTATTTCCTTTTTAGAAAATAAATTAGCCGATCTTAAATTAAAAAATGCTAAATTTCAGAAATAA
- a CDS encoding DUF6327 family protein, whose protein sequence is MEIKKYSSYAEIDRDLEILKLEKQISYQKLVLSIQKTKDSITPENIVQGFFDSYKNLLSNSFVSILKSIVPYIISYFINKKRGD, encoded by the coding sequence ATGGAAATCAAAAAATATTCATCTTATGCAGAAATAGATCGTGATTTAGAAATTTTAAAATTAGAAAAACAGATCAGTTATCAAAAACTAGTTTTAAGTATTCAAAAGACAAAAGATTCAATTACACCGGAAAATATTGTACAAGGTTTCTTTGATTCTTATAAAAATCTACTTTCTAATTCGTTTGTATCTATTTTAAAATCTATAGTTCCCTATATAATTAGTTATTTCATAAATAAAAAAAGAGGCGATTAA
- a CDS encoding SPFH domain-containing protein has protein sequence MNIALIFIIIIGLFIFLSSFFTVKQQTSIIIERFGKFHSIRHSGLQLKIPMIDRIAGRVNLKIQQLDVIIETKTKDNVFVKLKVSVQFMVIKETVYDAFYKLEYPHDQITSYVFDVVRAEVPKLKLDDVFERKDDIAIAVKRELNEAMTTYGYTIINTLVTDIDPDIQVKNAMNRINAADREKTVAEFEAEASRIRIVAKAKAEAESKRLQGQGIADQRREIARGLVESVDVLNKVGINSQEASALIVVTQHYDTLQAIGSDANSNLILLPNSPQAGSDMLNNMVASFSASNQIGEMMKRNKPKMKSKAEEHKTLPPSSHKLELPDSESPKSEE, from the coding sequence ATGAACATTGCACTAATTTTTATAATAATCATTGGGTTATTTATATTCCTGTCTTCTTTTTTTACCGTCAAACAACAAACTAGTATCATCATAGAACGTTTTGGAAAATTCCATAGCATAAGGCATTCCGGTTTACAACTAAAAATTCCGATGATTGATCGAATTGCTGGACGAGTGAATCTCAAAATTCAACAGTTAGATGTCATCATCGAAACCAAAACCAAAGACAATGTATTTGTTAAACTAAAAGTTTCTGTACAATTTATGGTAATCAAAGAAACAGTTTATGATGCCTTTTATAAATTAGAATATCCACACGATCAAATCACTTCTTATGTATTTGATGTAGTGAGAGCTGAAGTTCCAAAACTAAAATTAGACGATGTTTTCGAAAGAAAAGATGATATAGCTATAGCTGTAAAAAGAGAATTGAATGAAGCAATGACTACTTATGGATATACTATTATCAACACTTTAGTAACCGATATTGATCCAGATATCCAGGTAAAAAATGCCATGAATAGAATCAATGCAGCAGATAGAGAAAAAACTGTAGCAGAATTTGAAGCTGAAGCATCTAGAATTAGAATCGTTGCTAAAGCTAAAGCTGAAGCAGAAAGCAAACGTTTACAAGGTCAAGGTATAGCTGATCAGCGTCGTGAAATTGCAAGAGGTTTGGTAGAAAGTGTAGATGTTTTGAACAAAGTGGGTATCAATTCACAAGAAGCTTCAGCATTAATAGTAGTTACACAACATTATGATACTCTACAAGCTATAGGCTCTGATGCTAACTCAAACTTAATTTTATTACCAAATTCTCCACAAGCCGGAAGTGATATGCTAAATAATATGGTGGCTTCCTTCTCAGCATCGAATCAAATAGGTGAAATGATGAAAAGAAATAAACCTAAAATGAAATCTAAAGCTGAGGAACACAAAACCTTACCTCCATCATCTCATAAACTAGAATTACCTGATTCAGAATCACCAAAATCAGAAGAATAA
- a CDS encoding head GIN domain-containing protein, producing MKKIILLGFAFLTQLTFAQTTIDPLDFDDLKVFDKLNVTLIASNENKVVISGTNQSDVEVVNKKGLLKIRMAVTKSMSGDGVKVLLYFKKIHSIDANEGSTVTCTDTFKQTSLDLGTQEGASITVALDVDKTTIKAYSGGNINLSGKATTQSVSINSGGILKAKNLETSQTTVSVSAGGNAEVKASTLVDAKVKAGGTIAIYGKPKEIKQETLFGGSIIEK from the coding sequence ATGAAAAAGATAATTTTATTAGGTTTTGCATTCCTGACACAGTTGACTTTTGCCCAAACTACTATAGATCCCTTGGATTTTGATGACCTTAAAGTATTTGATAAACTGAATGTTACTCTAATAGCCTCTAATGAAAATAAAGTGGTTATTTCAGGTACTAATCAAAGTGATGTTGAAGTAGTTAATAAAAAAGGGCTTTTAAAAATAAGAATGGCCGTGACAAAATCTATGTCTGGTGATGGAGTAAAAGTGTTATTATATTTCAAAAAAATTCACAGTATAGATGCCAATGAAGGTAGTACTGTAACTTGTACAGATACCTTCAAACAAACTTCATTGGATTTAGGTACTCAGGAAGGAGCAAGCATAACGGTAGCATTAGATGTAGATAAAACGACAATTAAGGCTTATTCCGGCGGTAATATAAATTTATCGGGTAAAGCTACCACTCAATCGGTTTCTATCAATTCTGGAGGTATTTTAAAAGCGAAAAATTTAGAAACTTCGCAAACTACCGTAAGTGTTTCAGCTGGTGGAAATGCCGAGGTAAAAGCAAGTACACTTGTAGATGCTAAAGTAAAAGCTGGAGGTACAATTGCTATTTATGGTAAACCAAAGGAAATCAAACAAGAAACCCTTTTTGGTGGAAGTATTATCGAAAAGTAA
- the folB gene encoding dihydroneopterin aldolase, translated as MGTIKLKNIRTYSYHGCLIEEGKIGSDYSVDLEIRANLKQSAESDNLKDTVDYVHLNKIVVEEMAIRSNLLEHVTKRIIVRALNEIEAISKIKVAVSKLNPPIGGDVELVSVEMEEERYYKL; from the coding sequence ATGGGAACAATAAAATTAAAAAATATCAGAACGTATTCTTACCACGGTTGCTTAATAGAAGAAGGTAAAATTGGATCTGATTATAGTGTAGATTTAGAAATAAGAGCCAATTTGAAACAATCTGCCGAGTCAGATAACCTTAAGGATACTGTAGATTATGTTCATTTAAATAAAATTGTGGTAGAAGAAATGGCTATTCGATCCAATTTATTAGAACATGTTACCAAAAGAATCATAGTTAGGGCCTTAAATGAGATAGAAGCTATATCAAAAATAAAAGTAGCGGTCTCAAAGCTAAATCCTCCTATAGGTGGTGACGTTGAATTAGTTAGCGTAGAAATGGAAGAAGAGCGTTATTACAAATTGTAA
- a CDS encoding LysE family translocator, with product MINDILTGIPWGVLLSFMIGPVFFILLETSIIKGFRAALVFDLGVVLGDVFFISIAYLGSYRLIQSLNDNSSLFIFGGFIMMAYGFVSFLGIKKEKKMNTKTIDNEIIKKNYLGLFFKGFFLNIINIGVLGFWLAVIISVGPKLEMETSRVLTFFISVIITYLSIDCIKIALAKQLKHKMTPTNIYKIKRGISVVLMIFGTALIFQGWFPEEKQMVKNAFEKIEK from the coding sequence ATGATAAACGATATTTTAACTGGAATTCCTTGGGGAGTTTTATTGAGTTTTATGATTGGCCCAGTTTTTTTTATTTTACTTGAAACAAGTATTATCAAAGGATTTAGAGCCGCTTTAGTTTTTGATTTAGGTGTAGTTTTAGGTGATGTTTTCTTTATATCAATTGCCTATTTAGGGAGTTATAGACTTATTCAAAGTTTAAATGACAATTCATCTTTATTTATTTTTGGAGGTTTTATCATGATGGCCTATGGTTTTGTTTCTTTTTTGGGAATTAAAAAAGAGAAAAAAATGAATACCAAAACAATTGATAATGAGATTATAAAAAAGAATTATCTAGGTCTTTTTTTTAAAGGTTTTTTTCTAAACATTATAAACATTGGTGTTCTTGGTTTTTGGTTGGCAGTAATTATTTCTGTTGGACCAAAATTAGAAATGGAAACCTCTAGAGTGCTTACATTTTTTATCTCAGTTATCATTACTTATTTGAGTATAGATTGTATAAAAATAGCCTTAGCAAAGCAATTGAAACACAAAATGACTCCAACTAATATTTATAAAATTAAAAGAGGAATAAGTGTTGTTTTGATGATTTTTGGAACAGCATTAATTTTTCAAGGTTGGTTTCCAGAAGAGAAACAAATGGTAAAAAATGCTTTCGAAAAAATTGAAAAGTAG
- the ybeY gene encoding rRNA maturation RNase YbeY: MINFNYESDFTLENEEAVATWLSAVIVSENKTEGEINYIFCDDEYLHKINVEYLDHDTLTDVISFDYTMGNEISGDIFVSVERVLDNSVDFNTTFDNELKRVLVHGVLHYCGYKDKSEADEAVMRNKEDEKLAMFHVEQ, from the coding sequence ATGATCAATTTTAATTACGAATCCGATTTTACTTTAGAGAACGAAGAAGCAGTTGCTACTTGGTTAAGTGCGGTAATAGTTTCGGAAAACAAGACAGAAGGAGAAATTAATTATATATTTTGTGATGATGAATATCTTCATAAAATAAATGTAGAATACTTAGATCATGATACGCTTACTGATGTTATCAGTTTTGATTACACTATGGGCAATGAAATTAGCGGAGATATTTTCGTTTCTGTAGAAAGAGTATTAGATAACTCTGTAGATTTTAATACCACTTTTGATAATGAACTGAAGCGTGTTTTAGTTCACGGAGTTTTACATTATTGTGGTTATAAAGACAAATCAGAAGCTGATGAAGCTGTAATGCGTAATAAAGAAGATGAAAAATTAGCTATGTTTCACGTGGAACAGTAG
- a CDS encoding esterase-like activity of phytase family protein, with product MKTKLLLSLFGTGLLNLGISSVQAQITVGNHYENVNSAAIGTFQNIAFREGGFSSLAYIPNTNGTEFWTVSDRGVNVDAANANATATPSIKYHTCKPTYDKIYAFANYAPKIHRIKIEGNEIKILKSITIKRPNGTDATGIINPTGFGSTETEVASTNIVTDCANFDANTAQKDIWGIDSEGIDVDKDGNFWICEEGGPTIWKVNPNGVVLKRYTPYTQNQQPEDVSIDACFSFRRNNRGFEGITVAPNGKIYAIIQSPLYYKAVSGVAGSGTLASSQIHRILEIDPTTNTTAMYAYVNDGTIGTIKPKDIKIGDLRAINNTSFLVVEQAAGTAPDDIKRMYTFDITNATKVQSGVAYNGKTLEELNTPAALTTNNIVPVTKTLLFDMYAKGWPVALDKAEGIAIIDKNTIAVSNDNDYGQVSPNQDGIATATTIKSSIYLFNLAGTDALINYVPNSNVVLNTNENKVKNTNIVLYPNPTTNYIYIQNAPLDAPYSIYDLTGKMVLKNKIDSTEYKVDLNSLTEGLYTIIIENQLYKIIKN from the coding sequence ATGAAAACAAAATTACTATTATCACTATTCGGAACTGGCTTATTAAATCTAGGAATTAGCTCCGTTCAAGCTCAAATTACGGTTGGCAATCATTATGAAAATGTAAATTCTGCTGCTATTGGAACCTTCCAAAATATAGCTTTCCGAGAAGGAGGATTTTCTAGTTTAGCATATATTCCTAATACTAATGGAACAGAATTTTGGACAGTTAGCGATAGAGGTGTCAATGTAGATGCTGCTAATGCAAATGCTACAGCTACTCCATCAATAAAATATCATACTTGCAAACCTACTTATGATAAAATATATGCGTTTGCAAATTATGCTCCTAAAATACACCGTATAAAAATTGAAGGAAATGAAATTAAAATTTTAAAAAGTATAACTATAAAAAGACCAAACGGGACTGATGCAACAGGAATTATAAATCCTACTGGATTTGGAAGTACAGAAACCGAAGTAGCTTCAACTAACATAGTTACCGATTGTGCCAATTTTGATGCGAATACAGCCCAAAAAGACATTTGGGGAATCGATTCTGAAGGTATAGATGTTGATAAAGATGGTAATTTTTGGATTTGCGAAGAAGGTGGCCCTACTATATGGAAAGTAAACCCTAATGGTGTTGTTTTAAAACGTTATACACCTTACACTCAAAATCAACAACCCGAAGACGTAAGCATTGATGCTTGCTTTTCTTTTAGAAGAAACAATCGCGGTTTTGAAGGAATTACTGTCGCTCCTAATGGCAAAATATATGCTATCATACAAAGTCCATTGTATTATAAAGCAGTTTCTGGAGTTGCAGGATCTGGAACCCTAGCAAGTTCACAAATACACCGTATTTTAGAAATAGATCCAACTACAAACACAACAGCTATGTATGCTTATGTAAATGACGGAACTATTGGAACTATTAAACCAAAAGATATAAAAATAGGAGATCTAAGAGCTATAAACAACACTTCCTTTTTAGTAGTAGAACAAGCAGCAGGAACGGCTCCAGACGATATTAAAAGAATGTACACTTTTGATATTACAAACGCTACTAAAGTACAAAGTGGTGTGGCTTACAATGGCAAAACATTAGAAGAATTGAATACCCCAGCAGCATTAACAACTAATAATATTGTTCCGGTAACCAAAACATTATTATTTGATATGTATGCAAAAGGATGGCCTGTGGCATTAGATAAAGCAGAAGGAATTGCAATTATTGATAAAAACACAATTGCTGTTAGTAATGATAATGATTACGGGCAAGTCTCTCCTAATCAAGATGGAATTGCAACTGCAACCACAATTAAAAGCAGTATTTATTTATTTAACCTAGCAGGTACTGATGCATTAATAAATTATGTACCAAACTCAAATGTGGTATTAAATACAAATGAAAACAAAGTAAAAAATACCAACATAGTTTTATATCCAAATCCAACAACTAATTATATTTATATACAAAATGCACCATTGGATGCACCGTATTCTATATATGATTTAACAGGGAAAATGGTCTTGAAAAATAAAATTGATTCAACAGAGTACAAAGTTGACTTGAACTCATTAACAGAAGGTTTATATACTATTATAATTGAAAATCAATTGTATAAAATTATAAAAAACTAA
- the gltX gene encoding glutamate--tRNA ligase, whose translation MSKPVRVRFAPSPTGPLHIGGVRTALFNYLFAKKHGGTFYLRIEDTDQTRFVPGAEEYIMEALEWLGIAPEETVGKNEKFGPYRQSERKHLYKQYADLLIESGNAYYAFDTAESLDTHRKQHEAEGKTFIYNHHNREKLDTSLVISKEETEKRIANNEDYVIRFKTPVDETLHLQDIIRGEVQFQTRLLDDKVLFKSDGMPTYHLANIVDDHLMETTHVIRGEEWLPSMPLHVMLYRAFGWDAPEFAHLPLILKPIGNGKLSKRDGDKMGFPVFPLEWKTEEGISSGYREKGFFPETVVNFLALLGWNDGTEKELFSLDELTAAFDLKRVHKAGAKFDPKKNEWFNKQYLMMQDDSVLSKAFTPALVEKGVDISKFDLNRIVSLIKKDAHFISEFWDLTSFFFVAPTTYDEKASKNWKEETPALMQELISVVEEITDFNSMNIETIVKDWMTKNEIGMGKVMQPFRLSLVGALKGPHLFDIVEVIGKDETITRLQKAIATL comes from the coding sequence ATGTCTAAACCAGTTCGCGTGCGTTTTGCACCAAGTCCAACAGGACCATTACATATTGGCGGAGTACGTACCGCCTTATTCAATTACCTATTTGCAAAAAAACATGGTGGTACTTTTTATTTAAGAATAGAAGATACAGATCAAACTAGATTTGTTCCAGGTGCAGAAGAATATATCATGGAGGCACTGGAATGGTTAGGTATAGCACCTGAAGAAACAGTTGGAAAAAATGAAAAATTTGGTCCATACAGACAAAGTGAAAGAAAGCATTTGTACAAACAATATGCTGATTTATTGATTGAATCAGGTAATGCTTATTATGCTTTTGATACTGCAGAATCTTTAGATACTCATAGAAAACAACATGAAGCTGAAGGAAAAACATTTATATACAATCATCATAATAGAGAAAAACTAGATACCTCATTAGTTATTTCTAAAGAAGAAACTGAGAAAAGAATCGCAAATAACGAAGATTATGTTATTCGTTTTAAAACACCGGTAGACGAAACTTTACATTTACAAGATATCATTCGTGGTGAAGTACAGTTTCAAACCAGACTATTAGATGATAAAGTACTGTTTAAAAGTGATGGAATGCCAACTTATCATTTAGCAAACATTGTTGATGATCATTTAATGGAAACTACCCATGTAATTCGTGGAGAAGAATGGTTACCATCTATGCCATTACACGTTATGTTGTATAGAGCTTTTGGTTGGGATGCACCAGAATTTGCCCATTTACCATTAATATTAAAACCTATTGGTAACGGTAAATTATCAAAAAGAGATGGAGATAAAATGGGATTTCCAGTATTCCCATTAGAATGGAAAACAGAAGAAGGTATTTCATCTGGCTATAGAGAGAAAGGATTCTTCCCAGAAACCGTAGTCAACTTTTTAGCATTATTGGGTTGGAATGATGGAACTGAAAAAGAATTATTCTCATTGGATGAACTAACTGCAGCTTTTGATTTAAAAAGAGTTCATAAAGCAGGAGCTAAATTTGATCCTAAGAAAAATGAATGGTTCAATAAACAATATTTAATGATGCAAGATGATAGTGTTTTGTCAAAAGCCTTTACTCCTGCTCTAGTTGAAAAAGGTGTTGATATTTCAAAATTTGACTTAAACAGAATTGTTTCCTTAATCAAAAAAGATGCTCATTTTATCTCTGAGTTTTGGGATTTGACTAGTTTCTTCTTTGTAGCTCCAACTACTTATGATGAAAAAGCATCTAAGAATTGGAAAGAAGAAACTCCAGCTTTAATGCAAGAATTAATTTCTGTTGTTGAAGAAATAACCGATTTTAACTCAATGAATATTGAAACTATTGTAAAAGATTGGATGACCAAAAACGAAATTGGAATGGGGAAAGTAATGCAACCATTCCGTTTGAGTTTGGTTGGAGCGCTCAAAGGCCCTCACCTATTCGATATTGTTGAAGTCATAGGAAAAGACGAAACGATTACTAGGTTACAAAAAGCAATCGCAACTTTATAA
- a CDS encoding phage holin family protein, with the protein MSFVEIKENSDKIQDQAQAYFESSASYYKLWGFKVAMKSTTMILKFALILLCFSMVLLFGSIAAALAIGSYFGSYAIGFLIVAGIYLLTTGLLFLVKEKVIEGPILEKFSEIFFNE; encoded by the coding sequence ATGTCATTTGTAGAGATAAAAGAGAATTCAGATAAGATTCAAGACCAAGCTCAAGCTTATTTTGAGAGTAGTGCTTCATATTATAAATTATGGGGTTTTAAAGTAGCGATGAAATCTACCACTATGATTTTAAAGTTTGCTTTAATTTTATTGTGTTTTAGTATGGTTTTATTATTTGGTTCTATAGCAGCTGCTTTGGCAATTGGTTCTTATTTTGGTAGTTACGCCATAGGTTTTCTTATAGTAGCTGGTATATATTTACTCACAACAGGTCTTTTATTTTTAGTAAAAGAAAAAGTGATTGAAGGACCAATTTTAGAAAAATTTTCAGAAATCTTTTTTAACGAGTAA